The DNA window GCCGCCAGCAAAATGCGGCTTCTGCTGTCTTTCCTGTGGTGCGGTGCAACTTCTTCGTTCATTTTCGCGTTGCGGCCCCTTGAAATCGTCGGGTCGAAAAAATACCTGAACGACCGATAGGAATGAATGTTCATTCCGCCTATATGATAAATCCAGACACGGGAAGCACTCGATGCAAAAGGGGACATGGGCCGGGTTGGTGGCGTGCGCGTCCGCGCTCGGTCTGACAGGCTGCGGCAAAGAGCAGCCACCAGCGCCCCCGCCGCCAGCGGTTGGCGTGGTCACGCTCAAGAGCGAGACTGCGCCGCTTTTCAACGAACTTCCCGGCCGGATCGTCGCGGTCGAAACAGCCGAGGTGCGTCCCCAGATCAATGGCATCATCCGCCGCAGGCTTTTTGAGGAAGGCGGCTATGTCCGGGCCGGGCAACTTCTGTATGAGATCGACGACGCGCCGTATCGCGCCGCTCTGGCGCAGGCGCAGGGACAGTTGGCCCGCGCCAACGCGGCGATCCGGGCGACCGGTCTTCAGGCGCAGCGCTACAGGGATCTGGTCGGTATCAACGCCGTCAGCCGTCAGGAATATGACGATGCCGCCGCCGCCGCCGAGCAGGCGCGCGCCGATGTCGCAGCCCAGCGCGGCGCCGTTCAGGCCGCGCAGGTCAACCAGAACTTCACGCGGGTGCGCGCGCCCATTTCGGGTCGGATCAGCCGCTCGCTCTTCACGCCCGGTGCGCTCGTGCAGGCGGGGCAGGCCGACGCGCTGACGACGATCCAGCGCACCGATACCGTTTATGTCGACGTCACCCAGTCCGCCGCACAGATCATCGACCTCCGGCAGGCGATGAAGAGCGGCGGCATCAGCGAAGCGGGCGGCGCGCGCATCCAGTTGCTGCTGCCCAATGGCAGCGTCTATCCCGTCGAAGGCCGCCTCCAGTTCACCGAAGTCACGGTAGATCAGGCGTCGGGCGCGGTGACGTTACGCGCCAGTTTCCCCAATCCCGACGGTCTTCTGCTGCCCGGCATGTATGTGCGCGCACGTTTGATCGAAGGGCAGCGGTTGCAGGCGATCCTCGCTCCGCAGCAGGGCATCAGCCGCGACCCGCGTGGCCGCGCTACGGCGATGGTCGTCGGCAAGGACAACAAGGTCGAGATGCGTCAGGTCGAGGTCGATCGCACGCTGGGCGACAAGTGGATCGTGACCAGAGGGCTTAAGTCCGGGGATCGCCTGATCGTCGAGGGGCTTTTGAACCTGCGGCCCGGAACGGTCGTGCGACCCGGCGCGCCGCAACAGGTGACGGCAGGCGCGCCGGGCGGGGCAGGGGGCAAGGCAGAGTCCGCGCCGGGCGGGGCCAACTAGGCCATGGCACGCTATTTTATCGACCGGCCCATCTTCGCGTGGGTGATCGCCATCGTCATCATGCTGGCGGGTCTTCTGGCGATCCGTTCGCTGCCGGTCGCCCAGTTTCCGGAGATCGCGCCGCCTGCGGTCACGATTCAGACCACCTATCCCGGCGCTGACGCCCAGACGCTGGAAAGCACCACGACGCAGATCATTGAGCA is part of the Sphingobium amiense genome and encodes:
- a CDS encoding efflux RND transporter periplasmic adaptor subunit, giving the protein MQKGTWAGLVACASALGLTGCGKEQPPAPPPPAVGVVTLKSETAPLFNELPGRIVAVETAEVRPQINGIIRRRLFEEGGYVRAGQLLYEIDDAPYRAALAQAQGQLARANAAIRATGLQAQRYRDLVGINAVSRQEYDDAAAAAEQARADVAAQRGAVQAAQVNQNFTRVRAPISGRISRSLFTPGALVQAGQADALTTIQRTDTVYVDVTQSAAQIIDLRQAMKSGGISEAGGARIQLLLPNGSVYPVEGRLQFTEVTVDQASGAVTLRASFPNPDGLLLPGMYVRARLIEGQRLQAILAPQQGISRDPRGRATAMVVGKDNKVEMRQVEVDRTLGDKWIVTRGLKSGDRLIVEGLLNLRPGTVVRPGAPQQVTAGAPGGAGGKAESAPGGAN